The genomic region aagactcttgggtatcgcgaaattcacctcacccttcccaacacctaATTAAattccggcccaagactctcgggtatcgcgaactctaacaggtagaaggttcggatgtgtgtactactcatggatagcgtaaagtttacatttaaaacgagtttttgttttcttttagcaaaagtagtttacaccattttaaaacatttgctaattatgtattgcgtgttgcgtttgttaaactaattttaaccaaaccgttttatatgattattgtcccttttatttttttttaaaacattttctagctagcatgacatagacaaataataaaacaataataatcatgacacgcaattatcggtagtatgcctcgagtcctatgcgtttttccggtgagccaacacacggaaaaacatggtcaactagggacataaccttgtgtgagaattggctccgactaaaaccgccatctccattatatgctcggatgagccgccttgtgaacatcgtcttcttgatttcaatcttggttgcattatcttacataataattattctattttctatactattacaaatacaatataaatagaaagacgacatgcaagtcgtttaataaattattacattcatcccgaataaataataaattaaatcatacaaccaaacatccacacaagggtcttattgaggcaaatactaccgatttcatacaacaatcacatacataacaaatggagtgccaaccgtccattttcatataacatgtttcgataaggattgatttaaacaacacttaatggcacttataatattcaatccttgtttacataacatatgtatgtaaacccacttcatattttgtaagtatggttttcatgccaaaaccatccaaataaacatattaagtgaatcaaaacatgttggagatttattcactttaccaaagcataaagtctaaaattaataattttaattttctcatttcatgtaaaacatgaaaagaattcatgtactttattttcctaaacattgaatctttaatagtcaacatgcaagttaccattaaaattttcggattttggcagattcatacatgtaactttaaatggtcatatcttactcatttctagtccgttttcgatgattttttttttcaaatttaagttctttcagttagctttcaaatgcaattgatctcatacaataatattgagtttaaagcccgaaacagtccatcaaatacggactgtccaggctgaaaaaaaattcttaaatgaaaaaaaaatgaatttaacccattttacattttgccaaaatccaagattcaaattagtatttaggaaacataaaacataaatcatgatacttgttttgcatgtttgttatgcatgatcatctccaagaatcatgcacaacgcatccatcaaaactaaatatcataagaaaagtttgctaaaacttgtacaagatggctcggataccactgttggagtatgatacaaattcaaagcgagcggaagcatttttaaaactttacaaaatcatactcttccacgaatcattgtacaaaactttagtaaacaaaacaaattaacgaaactgaacaagagaagattataatacaacctttgtagcccttttgaagatcgaatttgaaaacccaaagaagagttcctctaaacggtagacacccaaagttccaaccttgcttcgatctataccttctacttaacggatcttttcttttctttatttccaccaaaacccgaacccaattataaagtattttggttacttgaaaatgagaaagaggaatagcattttgtatgtgtgtttttgtatctcaagttacatatatattttcaataccaagactttgtattatatagaataaaattgatacatataatacaaatataaagatttggaaagattttaaaagatttgcaaaatcaaatctttatataaaataagatttacaaatcaaatcaaatcttatttatatcaaatcaaatcttatatattatataaaatatgattatagtacaaatcattatataaaataagatttacaaatcaaatcaaatcttatttatatcaaatcaaatcttatatattatataaaatatgattatagtacaaatctttatataaaataagatttataaatcaaatcaaatcttatttatatcaaatcaaatcttatatatttagatttgtaagtatatgtacacacataaaaaaaaacttacttaatttattaaaccattaactaatgattaataaattaatttccgattagaaggtatatcaaacaatttacgattgacctttgtgtgtgaccgaataggataaatggacttttattatttaatgtcatgggcatatcttcggaatatatgtaccacggtcaaaccacgatcgaaccgtagccaacccgagaacatatttctaacacCTTCCGCTTCCGCTACTGATTTTCTAGTATCTCAAATACGTTATTACTTTAgaaacaaacaaggcactaactaaacaaGACAAAACAAAATAAGTCAACGACTGGGCtaaacaccccccccccccccccccccccccccccccccggccaaaaaaaataaaataaaataaaaaaaccccCACAAAATCACAAAAGCATCAAATTCGGGAACGTTGAATTTTCTCAACTCTTTCCCGTGAACCTTTATAACCTTAGGAAAGTTCTTTTGTTTATGCTTTGTACCCGTCTTCGAATTAAACATTTTACCTTAAACCCAACATCCTTTGAAATCTTTTGTAGCTTCTTCGAATAAAATAATTATTGGTGATTTTCGTGTCATCTAACATTCATTTtacttaattggatttatttgaatGCATGAGTTAGCTAGTTATACTTAACAACGAGTTCAGAGAGTGTGAAGTACACGTCTGTAAGAGTTGAGTACTAATTGTGGCGTAAATGGTGGAGGTCAATGGGGACTCCAAGGGGCAgtgcccctggcggggtccaaggggcagccaaGTATTTGTTAGATGATAGATTAGCGCCCAACTCGATTGTGGGCTTGGGTCCGTTAGGGTTATAGGTTCGTTAGGGTTTCGTGTGTAATCTATATATAGTGGCTTAATAATACAATATTCTCATGAGGTTTACATTCTATAACATGGTATCATGAGCGGGTTTGATCCTGAAACCTAGTCGGCCGTCATGTGCCCCTATCTTTATAGTGCCCCGTCAAATTTCCCTACCTTAAACCTTCGGTACCTCAGGCTGTAATTCGGCTGCTCTTCTTTTTTATCTTTTATCTTCTTGTTCTTCTTTGTTATCTTTTCTTTCCGGATGCAAATCTTCttatcttttattttatattttatttttcataaaGACCCGACCacacaaaaacaattaaaaaaaaaacaagacCGGCCGTCAATCAAACAAGTCGGTTGAATGTTCCCAATCTTTACAAGCATCCAACACAATTTTCATTCTTGTTATTTTATTACCGTATttcttaattattaattattaattattaacacaattttttttttactccccaacgatggacgcacgagaTGGCTCTATTGAGTCGACTGCAATCGTCGATTTGATGGcgtcttgactgactcttagagcctaaattaaattccaggcaggatttaaaacccatggaaatttgattctaccattttcatggcgtctattattattattattattttttaaaaataaaacctttttcctacttaaaggccggaggtcctctcggaagcaatctctttatccgtcaaataaagagagggatgactttctctactcttgagagtgtttcactttgGGTGGAAAAATGACTTATCTTTATTcttggataggggaaggattgtctacatattacctctccatacaccactcatgtggtattgggtattgttgttgttgttgttgattgatATACACAAAGTGACAGCAAGTCACACACAATATTAAAAGTAAACTTGCTGGCACTTTATTATTTCATGGTTCCTTTTTCATATTGCTTTTCTAtaataaaggaataatcaaatgaaTCGGCTTGGAACTGAGCCGTCTAGCTTGATTAGGTTCTAAACCTCGAAAAAAAAGAGGAatataaaaaaaacacaaaaaagaaTATTGTCAAAACTCTTGTTTGCAGCGTTCAAGAATACTGTTATCGTTAACAAAAGTAGCATATGAAGGCGGTACTTGATCCTTAGGCACAGCAAGCCACGGCGTAAAAGGAAAAAAAAACGCTACGGAAAAGGAGAAGCCGTCAAGAAATCTGCAACTCTATCAACGAATATCAGGCTATTAGATGCaacaaatgagaaaaaaaaatagagtttattttatttctttaattTAATGTTTATTGTTTTGCTCCAGTTcgaactttcgcgatttcgccgttcGGACTGCGGGAGAGTGTTAGATGATAGATTAGCGGCTCAACCCGATTGTGGCCTTGGGTCTGTTAGGTTTATAGGTTCGTTAGGGTTTCGTATGTAATCTATATATAGTGGCTTAATAATACAATATCCTCACGGGGTTTATATTCTATAACAGTATTATTATACCTTTTCGTAAAACAGATTTTTTCTGCCTAAATGAAGGGTTACACCCTTTCATTTCCTAACTGCTAATTTAACAATTTTCTTATCCATTTTTTTGCATTCTTCATCCATACACAACAACAGAAAAACACACATTCTCTCTGACAACTCGattagtgatttcattgccaaaaacactaaTTGCGTTCTTGTTTTATCCCTTTAAAGTTTTCGTCAAGTCAAGACAATCAttaggtcgaaatactttatagagaaagtgaacacacgattcaagaatTAATCGGACATTTAAATTATACCATGTTTCTAACAAAAATATTTTTGCTCGACAAGAAACCACGATATCATTATTATATCCTGAGCTGTCGAAGAAGAGGAAATGTCAAACTTGGTACCGATTTCCGAGAGTCACGATGAAGACTTCAAGAGAATCCTTCTAGACAACCTTCCGTTGCACAAAAATAGAGGCATTCGGATGGGCCTTTGAAGCCAGATCAGCATCCAGAGCCCCATATTTGGCACAACTACCAAGGGCCCCAAACAGAACCCTTGTGGGCTGCAACCTTTTCAGATGGGTCTTCAAGCCCAGCTTAAGACGCTCAAAATCAGAAGGATTAGTCCCTTCACCAGTGAACTGCTCAACATAATTcaacatttatttattttattattatcatcaactcAACCATTCATCTATAGCTAACTTTTGTGGGATTTAAATTCTATCTCGTAGTGATTTAATTATACTGAGTTGTGTATTTGATGAAAATTTTGAGAGGATGTTTGTTCTTGGTAATAGTAGTACTTCATAAACTGCACACCACTTGTTCGGTGAAATGCTTCAAAGATCACCCTGGGCAAATTGAAATATAAACTCCTTTTGATTATCTATAATCGATATTGAAGTCATGTTTTGTtagcattttttttttaatatattgaATTACCGCTACAATCAGCAGAAATGGATGTTAAACTCCAGCCGTACAACACATCCTCGATAGATGGTTTGAGGAGTTATCCTCTTGTTCTCGAGTTTCAGTTTCAGGTCAAGTGTAATaaaattaagaataataataataatcacagtaATAAAAGAATCTACTGTTGTTGTTCACCAGACCCATGGTCCTTGAGTGATGGAAACAACAATTTCAAACCCAAACCCAAATCGAAACACCCAAAGAACCCTCTTTCTGACGACAATGCACGTCGCATTATAAAAGCAAAAGCCCGTTACTTAAGCGAGTTGAGGCGCAATCAGGGGTCAAGAGCTTTAACACCTAGGTGGATTAAAAGGTCACCTGAACAGATGATTCAGTACTTGGAAGACGATAGGAACGGGCATTTGTACGGTAAGGACGTTGTGGCAGCAATTCAACGACTCCGTAGCCTTTCTAGTTTACCGGATGGTTCGTACGATATGAGACAAGTGATGGGTTCTTTTGTTACTAAACTTAGTTTTAGAGATATGTGTACTGTTTTGAAAGAACAAAGGAATTGGAGGCAAGTTAGGGACTTTTTTGGTTGGATGAAATTACAGGTGTGTGTCATTTACTATATTCAACACTTTACTTAGTTCTTTATTAATTTATCTTACCTTATTGTATGATTGCAAATGGCGGTTGCGGCGGTTTTGTGACTAGGCCGTCTTATTTCGCTCAAAAATGTCTAATTAGTTTGTGAACCTAAAAGTCAAGTCAAGTCAGAGTTGGTCAAAAGTGGACTCTTTGCCTGGCTTTGTTCTAGTGTAAACGAAAATATTAAGCCCATTTAATATTAGCGGGGAAAAACACCATCTTACATGGTATCCTTAaagataaattaatatatatacactataGTTATAGAAAGTATTATAAAAAATCCTATATATGACTTAAAGTAACACCACATCCTcttatttgtaaatcatttattttaaagtattcatgttTAACTTTTGTGAAATGAGATACTTAACCGACACGCATTTCGTGCTTTCTATTTCTATAAGTAGTACTTGATCTCCGAAAAGGGTCAAGAAATAGGCTTAATGTAGATCCACTTTTAGGGTTGAGTTAGCAGTTGAAGAAGGTTGTAATTTGACTAGCTCttctttttattaatatttttatttaaaagtcaacgttggtcaacgcccGTCTCAACCCCGTCTCTGACTCGACCTTTCAAGGTCTTAACCGTCTTTTCTctatctcgcgtctttttcaaccataCCTTATTGCGTTGATTGATACAGTGTAATGTTATATTAACAGTTTAATTACCGACCCAGCGTTATCGTTTATACACTCGTGCTTCGAACTTACGGACAAACAGGAAAAATCAAGCTTGCAGAAGACACATTTTTGGAAATGCTTGAAACTGGTTGTGAACCAGATGAAGTTGCTTGTGGAACTATGTTATGTGCTTATGCTAAATGGGGTCGCCACAAGCCTATGTTGTCGTTCTATTCTGCTGTACAACAACGCGGTATCAATCTCTCTGTTGCAGTTTACAATTTCATGTTATCCTCTTTACACAAGAAATCGTTACACCAAAACGTCGTACAAATCTGGCGACAGATGGCAGCAGATACTGGTCTGGTACCGAATCATTTCACATACACACTTGTTATAAGCTCACTAGTCAAAATCGGTCTTATTGAAGAAGCCTTCGAAACTTTTAGACAAATGAAGGTTACGGGATTTGTACCAGAAGAGGTTACGTATAGTCTCCTTATTTCGTTATGTTCTAAAAACGGCATGCAAGATGAAGCTTTACGGCTTTATCAAGACATGAGACACCATAATTTAGTTCCGAGTAACTTTACGTGTGCTTCACTTTTATCGTTGTACTACAGAAGTGGAAATTATGCCAAAGCTTTATCTCTTTTTTCAGAAATGGAAAGATATAAAGTTGTACCAGATGAAGTTATATATGGGTTGATTATTAGGATATACGATAAGCTTGGTTTATATAAGGATGCCATGTTTACGTTCCATGAAATTCAGAGGTTGGGTCTGTTAAGTAAGGATAAAACGTACATAACGATGGCGCAAGTTCATCTCAATGCAGGGAATTGTGAAAAAGCATTAGAAGTAATGGAACATATGAGATCTAAAAAGGTTGAATTTTCAAGGTTTGCGTATATTGTTTTGTTGCAATGTTATGTTACGATGGAGGATGCAGAAGGCGCTGACGTCATGTTACGAGCTCTTTCAGAAACTGGTTTTCCCGATACCTTTTCTTGTACCAGCGTGTTGACTTTGTATATGAAACTAGGACTTAACGAAAAGGCGAAAGAGTTGATTATTTTAATGCGGAAAAATAAAGTAAGATTTGATAGGATGCTTCTTACGACAGTCATGAAGGTATACTGTAAGGAAAAAATGTCCCGTGACGCTGAACGAATGATACAAGAGCTATATAAAGACGGATTATTGGAAGATAATAGCTTCACTAAAACGATTTTTTTCGGTGTTTCCGGAGAGTTTACGAGGCTCGAAGAAGGTGATTCAGATCCATTGGCGTTTGAGCTACTACTGATGCTGTATGCGGCAGCTGAAACTGCAAATAAGTTTGAAACAATACTCAAGTTGTTGCTGGGTACTACTAATGGCTTGTTGGTAGCCACTCAACTTGTTATCCGTTTCATCAAAGAAGGTTAGCTATTTTTTTTCCCACCTCTAAGCTCATTGTTGAAATAGTCGGCTGATGCCCCGGTTTGGGGACTAGCCCGGCCCGACTCGCCCAAAAACACCTTAAAGTCGGTTAACGCTAAAAAATCGGGTCAAAGTCAGGCTGAGGGTCGAGTAGGGTTGAGTCGGTCAAAGTCTGAGTCAGGTCAAAAAAGTCCATATATCCATgttgaaatatttatgttttatgtttgatGTGTAATGTATATGgagtatatatttaatttatttattactgAAATTTAACATCTACGAACATCTAAACTCTCTGTAATTTCATCTCTCTTAATTGATACAAATTTACAAGATACAACGAGGATATTTATAGACCCGAGATACAAGACCTTACTGCCCAATAAATGCAGCAAcccaactaactacattaattgcaccgtcccaactaactacattaattgcaccgactacctactaacattaaatgtgtattcgtatgtcttatgtattgtaacactccccctcaagctgGAGCATAGATATTGATCATGCCCAGCTTGTCACAAAACTGACGGATACAATTTCTAGGTAATGCTTTGGTGAATAAGTCAGCCAACTGTTCATTACTTTTGATATGAGGTGTTTGAATAATTCCTTCTTCTAACTTTTCTCGAGTAAAATGACAGTCAACTTCAATATGTTTGGTCCTTTCATGGAAAACGGGATTGCTTGCAATATGAATAGCTGCTTTGTTATCACACCACAGATTCATTGGTTCGGACTGAGCAAAACCAATCTCGCTAAGAAGGTTACGAACCCAAATAAGTTCACAAGTTGTCTGGGCCATGGCTCGATACTCAGATTCCGCACTTGAACGAGATACCACattttgtttcttacttttccaagATACAAGATTTCCTCCAACAAAGACACAATAACCAGTTGTAGAGCGTTTAGTTGCAGGATCACCATTATAATCAGCATCAGAAAATCCCTCAATAGTGTGATGACCATGATTCTGGTATAAAAGACCACGACCAGGTGTACCTTTTAAGTACTTTAAGATATGAGTGACAGCATCCCAATGTGAGGTTCTCGGAGATGACAAGAACTGACTAACAACACTCACCGGGAAAGCAATATCAGGACGGGTGAGTGTAAGATAATTTAGCTTGCCAACAATCCTTCTATATTTTTCTGGGTTCATAAGAAGTTCTCCTTCGTCAGTTTTTAACTTTACACTAGGTATCATTGGTGTTTCACAAGTTTTTGCATTAATCATCCCAGAATCACTGAGCACATCAAGGCAATACTTTCTCTGAGATAAGAAAATACCTCTTTTATTTCGAGAGAATTCAATACCGAGAAAATATTTCAAAGGACCAAGGTCCTTCGTTTGAAATTGAGTACTTAAGAATGTTTTTAACTTGTGAATTCCTTCTTTATCACTCCCAGTAATTACAATGTCATCCACATAAACAACAAGCAAGATGCACCCAGAGTTTGATGAAGCGAAGAATACGGAGTGATCATATGCACTTCTTCTTAGGCCAAAGTTTCTAACTACCGCATTGAATTTTCCGAACCAGGCACGAGGAGATTGCTTCAAACCGTAAATTTCTTTTCGTAATTTGCATACTTTACCAGACTCCCCCTGAGCAACAAACCCAGGTGGttgctccatatagacttcttcttgcaaATTTCCATGTAAAAAAACATTTTTCACATCAAGTTGGTGAAGTGTCCGTTGATATGTAGCAGCTAAAGAAACGAATAATCTGATAGATGTGAGTTTAGCAACAGGAGAAAAGGTCTCAGAATAATCCACCCCATATGTTTGAGCATATCCCTTAGCAACTAAACGAGCTTTCAACCGTGCCAAAGAACCATCAGGATTAACCTTTACCGTGAAGACCCACTTACAACCAATTGCCTTTTTAGAAACAGGTAAGTTAACTAATGCCCAGGTGCCATTATGATCGAGTGCATTCATTTCCTCAATCATAGCAGCACACCATCCAGAATGAGCCAAAGCTTCACCAACAGTTTTCGGAATGGAGACAGAGTCTAAAGTGGCAACAAAAGCACGAGAAGAGACGGACAATTTATCATAAGAGACAAAGGAAGCAATAGGATAAGTACACTTACGTTTACCTTTTCGAAGAGCAATCGGTATatcagaatcagaatcggaagattGGGTATCATGAATATCACTAGAAACATTACTCGGTGACTCACCGGGAGGATCTACCGACGATGACTGTGGCTCAGGAGCGGGCACTGATGTAGGACGGGGTCGTCGActgtatatatattgaaaatgGTCAGTTTGTTCTGATGGTGTGGGCTCTGGTGTGGGATCTGGTGTATGATCTTGTGTGGGATCTGGTGTGGGATCTGGTGTGGGATCTGGTGTGGGAACTTCCATGCTATATCTCAATAAGTCATCACTCTCCTCATGATTGCGAGAAATGGTTGTAGGAAAGAACGGTAATTCTTCTTGAAATGTGACGTCTCTGGAAACAACATAGCGTTGGAGAGTTGGTGAAAAGCATCTATACCCTTTCTGAAGACGAGAGTATCCTAGAAAGACACACTTAATAGATTTAGGATCTAATTTGGTTAGGTGAGGTTGGGTGTCTCGAACAAAACAAGTGCTACCAAATATCTTAGGCTCGATTGGAAACAAGGATTTTGTAGGAAATAAAATACTATATGGAATATCACCATTAAGAACTTCAGACGGCATGCGATTTATAAGAAAGCACGCAGTTGATACGGCATCAGCCCAAAAAGGTTTTGGAACATTCATTTGAAATAATAGTGCTCGGGCCACCTCAAGAAGGTGTCTATTTTTCCGTTCCGCAACCCCATTTTGTGCTGGTGTATCAACACATGATGACTCATGCAGGATACCTTCTTGTAGCATATATGATTTAAACGACTCTGAGAGAAATTCTTTTGCGTTATCACTTCTCAGAGTTAGAACAGAagtatgaaattgtgtttttacttCAGCAACAAAGGAACAAAAATGATTAAACACTTCCGAGCGACTTTTCATTAAATAAAGCCATGTAACACGAGAGTAGTCATCAATAAAAGTAACAAAATATTTAAAACCAGATTTTGATGTCACAGAACACGGACCCCAAACATCAGAATGTACTAATTCAAATGGGGACGCAGCCCGCTTATTGACTCTAGGACTTAAGTGGACTCGTTGATGCTTAGCGAACTGACAAGACTCACAATATAAAGAGGATAAACCGGAAAACTTAGAACATAGTTTCTTCAGATTCTGTAAAGAAGGATGACCTAACCGACAATGCATCATAAGAGGAGAGGATGACTTTGAGCAAACTAATGATCGGGGAATTTTTGTTGTAGTTTCAAGTATGTAAAGTCCATCAGATACCCGTCCTTTACCAATAATCTGTTTCGTCGAGAGATCCTGAAAGATACAAGAGTCAGGAAACAGTAAGGCTACACAATTTAAGTCACGAGTAAGTTTGCTGACGGATAGTAGGTTAAATGAGAAATTAGGCAGACACAAAACGGATGATAAAGATATAGATGGGGTGAGGTTGATAGTGCCGGAACCAAGAACAGGGGAGGTGGTACCATTTGCAATTGTGACATACGATGAGTGTGTATTGAAGTCAGAGTAAAGATGGTTATTACCTGTCATATGATCTGAGGCACCAGAATCAATGACCCATTTGGAGGCTGATGATAAGAGACACGTGTCATTACCTGTTTCGGCAAAAGCAGCGGTTGAAGTAGTAGGTTTCACAGATTCACCATTTGCAACAGTTGAAGATGCAGCATGTGCTGAAAGATTATTCCTCATATTTTGAGTTTACAATTTCTTGCAAAATCGTTTAGTATGTCCAAGTTCATGACAATAAAAACACTCCACACCAGAATTAGTGGGTTCTTCCGTTGTTCTATCAGTATGGCCTCCTCTTGAACTTCCTCGATAACTTCCTCGATAGCCTCCACGAGACCTCCCTCCTCCTCTAAATCCTCCACGACTGACAAGAGCAGTGTTGTGCTCAGAAACTTGAGGTGTTTTAACATCCTCGTGACGGAGGACACGAGCAAATGTTTCTTGAAGAGAGGGAATTGTAGACTCGTTCAAAAACTGGGACTTAATAGCATCATGTTCTGGTCGTAAACCAGTTAGAAAGCTCATGACCGCTACTTGCTCACGTTGTGTCTGCATAGTCTTAATATCAGCACTCAAAGGCATCACAGAGTTAAACTCCTCATATGTTTTCTTAAATTCCATAACATAAGCCATTAAAGATCGATCGTGTTGTTCACCGCGATGAAAAGATTTGCACACATTAAATATTCTAGAGATATTGCTCTTTCCAGAATATAGAAAATCGAGATACTCCATAAGCTCTTTTACATACTCACAATG from Rutidosis leptorrhynchoides isolate AG116_Rl617_1_P2 chromosome 9, CSIRO_AGI_Rlap_v1, whole genome shotgun sequence harbors:
- the LOC139867505 gene encoding pentatricopeptide repeat-containing protein At5g27270, with protein sequence MDVKLQPYNTSSIDGLRSYPLVLEFQFQVKCNKIKNNNNNHSNKRIYCCCSPDPWSLSDGNNNFKPKPKSKHPKNPLSDDNARRIIKAKARYLSELRRNQGSRALTPRWIKRSPEQMIQYLEDDRNGHLYGKDVVAAIQRLRSLSSLPDGSYDMRQVMGSFVTKLSFRDMCTVLKEQRNWRQVRDFFGWMKLQFNYRPSVIVYTLVLRTYGQTGKIKLAEDTFLEMLETGCEPDEVACGTMLCAYAKWGRHKPMLSFYSAVQQRGINLSVAVYNFMLSSLHKKSLHQNVVQIWRQMAADTGLVPNHFTYTLVISSLVKIGLIEEAFETFRQMKVTGFVPEEVTYSLLISLCSKNGMQDEALRLYQDMRHHNLVPSNFTCASLLSLYYRSGNYAKALSLFSEMERYKVVPDEVIYGLIIRIYDKLGLYKDAMFTFHEIQRLGLLSKDKTYITMAQVHLNAGNCEKALEVMEHMRSKKVEFSRFAYIVLLQCYVTMEDAEGADVMLRALSETGFPDTFSCTSVLTLYMKLGLNEKAKELIILMRKNKVRFDRMLLTTVMKVYCKEKMSRDAERMIQELYKDGLLEDNSFTKTIFFGVSGEFTRLEEGDSDPLAFELLLMLYAAAETANKFETILKLLLGTTNGLLVATQLVIRFIKEGYTSQAESLFDQLLKMGCKPDISTLSSIVYTYGKCNQMEHAKRVFAAVTDDFSAQKHLYSCIIDVFVKSAKVDEAYFFYKEETKRGCDVGAVAISMLVNALTSCGKHREAGNVINDCFSKNLELDTVAYNTFIKAMLDAGRLKFSASVYDRMLMNGVVPSIQTFNTMITVHGRGRNLNKAVEMFNTARIKGVTLDEKVYTNMICYYGKAGKIDEASALFNQMQEEGIEPGQGSYNIMMNVYASRGLYREAAHLFNEMQRNGRPPNSFTYLALVRAYTTADKHTEAEGTIRLMEKEREISPSCAHYNLLLSAYAKTGPVDEVERVYDLIRAKSVPDIGCYQIMIRFYLDYGYVEKGIDLFETIRDSVKCDRFIMSAAVHLYRSADMVNKAEGVLSCMSSMGVPFLNNLVVGSKIRLAD